A section of the Myxococcus virescens genome encodes:
- a CDS encoding serine/threonine-protein kinase: protein MSCFDEITARALAAGQLHASESNPLRRHAEGCRTCAQLLARVTPPGAAAQRTAVAQKISTDTSTLTAGRGDDDTLPTEPIRVENRPTARAPSPSSQSGSKPSERPARSALRQTGHAPHLDSSPMAAVPTAEARPSEPVAPHRPAAPVSIPAPAGLAAPPAPPPPAIRSIPPPAPPQDLSARILPNAHAAPAPSASPKRFAGAHVLPHGGGRLLSTPDAAEGRGSRVTLSMPLAPSPARPLLASPGGGKSGRPPARKDVEDTEPRDSAQIRVGRYHILDTLGAGGMGVVYSAYDPELHRRVAIKLLHPDANPAARSDGSSRLLREAQAMARLSHPNVVSVYDAGTFAGRVFIAMERVDGLSLRHWLRAEHRTWREVLDIFRQAGRGLAAAHAAGLVHRDFKPANVLVSKEGRAQVTDFGLARTTADLDAAEAGRGTTPALPRLAPEDLLQTALTEAGLVMGTPAYMPPEQHEDGRIDARGDQFSFCASLYEALHGQLPFNGKRPEDYLEEARAGRVRPPPRGSRVPTWVLRAVTRGLSPAPEARFPSMGVLLDALGADPLAAWRRRGAVAAASMLLNSVVAVTWLLVGSQRDGPCPDAEARLTGVWDTARRAEIQKAFAATGKVHASAAFERVATTLDGFAHDWTRMHREACEATRVQGHQSDHVLALRMACLDRRHSALVALTGVLAQTDAEALNAAPDAAQRLPPIAACADVDALWRGLSEPEGQRQQVEALRARVDRATALVDAGRYPQAQEEAKAVLSEARQLGYGPVLAEALELEGRLGLVAGDDARAAAALRESLFTAQAHRHDHLAARASARLVTAVSSDPTLESWTVEQARASIQRAGGASELEALLQTSLGRNAFLRGQYAQAVEAFGRSATLREQELGPEHLLTLESLRNQAAALSRTPETERAMGLLHRVLETTERVLGPDHPQTAMAANAMGYHLVIVRRFEEALPYLQRAIHLEEQSLGHDSATLSYPLNNLAEALEALGRNAEARPLRERALAVDLKAYGPEHPETATDLALLGALALREGKPRDAMDYARRSIAAYEAFQKDHLDTAAPLTTLGLALHALGKSHEARAMLERALALRTAHPGPAEDLASTRFALAQTLVKQDGPRARGLANQALHFYAADEPTYALEASSVRNWLQDLRRRRR from the coding sequence GTGTCCTGCTTTGACGAAATCACCGCGCGGGCGCTCGCCGCTGGACAGCTTCATGCTTCGGAATCCAATCCATTGCGCAGACATGCGGAAGGTTGCCGCACGTGCGCCCAGTTGCTGGCGCGGGTGACGCCGCCTGGCGCGGCGGCGCAGCGCACCGCCGTCGCCCAGAAAATCTCGACGGACACATCCACCCTGACGGCGGGTCGCGGTGATGACGACACGCTTCCTACCGAGCCCATCCGGGTGGAGAACCGGCCCACGGCCCGTGCGCCATCACCGTCGTCGCAATCGGGCTCCAAGCCTTCCGAACGGCCCGCCCGCTCCGCCCTCCGCCAGACCGGGCACGCCCCCCACCTGGACAGCTCCCCCATGGCGGCGGTGCCGACCGCTGAGGCCCGCCCCTCGGAGCCGGTCGCCCCCCACCGTCCCGCCGCGCCGGTGTCGATTCCAGCCCCCGCGGGGCTCGCCGCGCCACCCGCCCCGCCCCCACCGGCTATCCGCTCGATTCCGCCGCCCGCACCGCCTCAGGACCTGAGCGCGCGCATCCTGCCCAACGCACACGCCGCGCCTGCTCCCAGCGCGAGCCCCAAGCGCTTCGCGGGCGCCCATGTGCTCCCGCATGGCGGCGGCCGGCTGCTCTCCACCCCGGACGCGGCGGAGGGACGCGGCTCTCGAGTCACCCTGTCCATGCCCCTGGCGCCCTCGCCAGCCAGGCCGCTCCTGGCGAGCCCCGGAGGCGGAAAGTCGGGCCGCCCTCCCGCGCGCAAGGATGTCGAGGACACCGAGCCCCGGGATTCAGCCCAGATTCGCGTGGGCCGCTACCACATCCTGGACACCCTGGGCGCGGGCGGCATGGGCGTGGTCTACAGCGCCTATGACCCGGAGCTGCACCGGCGCGTGGCCATCAAGCTGCTACACCCGGACGCCAACCCGGCGGCGCGCTCGGACGGCTCGTCCCGGCTGCTTCGCGAAGCCCAGGCGATGGCGCGGCTGTCTCACCCGAACGTGGTCTCCGTCTACGACGCGGGCACGTTCGCGGGGCGCGTCTTCATCGCCATGGAGCGGGTGGACGGCCTGTCCCTGCGCCACTGGCTCCGCGCCGAGCACCGCACCTGGCGAGAGGTGCTCGACATCTTCCGCCAGGCGGGCCGAGGGCTCGCCGCCGCGCATGCCGCTGGACTGGTCCACCGGGACTTCAAGCCCGCCAACGTGCTGGTCAGCAAGGAGGGCCGGGCGCAGGTGACGGACTTCGGGCTGGCCCGCACCACCGCGGACCTCGACGCCGCCGAGGCAGGCCGAGGCACCACGCCCGCGCTGCCGCGCCTCGCCCCGGAAGACCTGCTCCAGACGGCGCTCACCGAGGCCGGGCTCGTCATGGGCACGCCCGCGTACATGCCGCCCGAGCAGCACGAAGATGGGCGCATCGACGCGCGCGGGGACCAGTTCAGCTTCTGCGCGTCCCTCTACGAAGCCCTCCATGGACAGCTTCCCTTCAACGGCAAGCGCCCGGAGGACTACTTGGAGGAAGCCCGCGCCGGCCGCGTGCGCCCGCCGCCTCGGGGCAGCCGCGTCCCCACGTGGGTGCTGCGCGCCGTGACGCGGGGCCTGTCCCCGGCTCCCGAAGCGCGCTTCCCGTCCATGGGCGTGCTGTTGGATGCGCTGGGCGCGGACCCGCTGGCGGCCTGGCGCCGCCGTGGCGCGGTGGCCGCCGCGTCCATGCTGCTCAACAGCGTGGTCGCCGTCACCTGGCTGCTGGTGGGCTCGCAGCGGGACGGCCCGTGCCCGGATGCCGAGGCCCGGCTCACCGGCGTCTGGGACACGGCACGCCGGGCGGAAATCCAGAAGGCCTTCGCCGCCACGGGCAAGGTCCACGCCTCCGCCGCCTTCGAACGCGTGGCGACGACCCTGGATGGCTTCGCGCACGATTGGACGCGCATGCACCGCGAGGCCTGCGAGGCCACCCGGGTTCAGGGCCACCAGTCGGACCACGTGCTCGCGCTGCGCATGGCGTGCCTGGACCGGCGCCACTCGGCCCTGGTGGCCTTGACGGGCGTGCTCGCGCAGACGGATGCGGAGGCGCTGAACGCCGCACCGGACGCGGCCCAGCGACTGCCTCCCATCGCCGCCTGCGCGGACGTGGACGCGCTCTGGCGAGGTCTGTCGGAGCCCGAGGGGCAGCGGCAGCAGGTGGAGGCCCTGCGCGCCCGGGTGGACCGGGCCACGGCCCTGGTGGACGCCGGCCGCTACCCCCAGGCGCAGGAAGAAGCGAAGGCGGTGCTGTCCGAGGCGCGGCAGCTCGGCTACGGGCCGGTGCTGGCGGAGGCGCTGGAGTTGGAGGGCCGGCTCGGGCTCGTCGCGGGGGATGACGCTCGCGCCGCCGCGGCCCTGCGGGAATCCCTCTTCACCGCGCAGGCGCACCGCCATGACCACCTGGCGGCGCGCGCGTCGGCGCGGTTGGTGACCGCCGTCTCCTCCGACCCCACCCTGGAGTCCTGGACGGTGGAGCAGGCGCGCGCGTCCATCCAACGGGCGGGTGGTGCCTCCGAATTGGAGGCCTTGCTCCAGACGAGCCTGGGCCGCAACGCCTTCCTCCGAGGCCAGTACGCCCAGGCAGTGGAGGCCTTTGGCCGCTCCGCGACGCTGCGCGAGCAGGAGCTGGGTCCCGAGCACCTGCTCACGTTGGAGTCGCTCCGCAACCAGGCCGCGGCCCTGTCCCGCACGCCCGAGACGGAGCGCGCCATGGGCCTGCTGCACCGCGTGCTGGAGACGACGGAGCGCGTGCTCGGTCCGGACCACCCTCAGACGGCCATGGCGGCCAACGCCATGGGCTACCACCTGGTCATCGTCCGCCGCTTCGAGGAAGCCCTCCCCTACCTCCAGCGCGCCATCCACCTGGAGGAGCAGTCGCTGGGACACGACAGCGCCACGCTGAGCTATCCGCTCAACAACCTGGCCGAGGCCCTGGAAGCGCTCGGCCGCAACGCAGAGGCCCGCCCCCTGCGCGAGCGCGCGCTCGCCGTGGACCTGAAGGCCTACGGCCCCGAGCATCCGGAGACCGCCACCGACCTGGCCCTGCTCGGCGCGCTGGCCCTGCGCGAGGGAAAGCCGCGCGACGCAATGGACTACGCCCGCCGGAGCATCGCGGCCTACGAGGCCTTCCAGAAGGACCACCTGGACACGGCCGCTCCGCTCACCACGCTGGGCCTGGCCCTGCACGCCCTGGGCAAGAGCCACGAGGCCCGCGCCATGCTGGAGCGCGCCTTGGCGCTTCGCACCGCCCATCCGGGCCCGGCCGAGGACCTCGCGAGCACCCGCTTCGCCCTGGCCCAAACGCTGGTGAAGCAGGACGGCCCGCGCGCCCGGGGGCTGGCCAACCAGGCCCTGCACTTCTACGCAGCCGACGAGCCCACCTACGCCCTGGAGGCCAGCTCCGTCCGCAACTGGCTCCAGGACCTCCGGCGACGGAGGCGCTGA
- a CDS encoding ribonuclease J, which produces MLHVIPLGGLGEIGLNSMVIACRGEMLLIDAGLMFPSAGMPGVDIIIPDFSHLKQNAAQLKGVLLTHGHEDHLGALPYLLNEVPVPVYGTRFTLAMARHRLEELGIEADLREIEPREPFPVGTAFRVEASRVTHTVPDAVGYILRTPEGTLIHTGDFKLDPDPIDGLRTDLERWGEAGEEGVLCLLSDSTNSEVTEETGSERVVEQTFERLFQGATGRIIVALFSSHLHRVRHLLALAERLGRKVALQGRSMLRNVEMAREMGYLDVPDSLFVHLDTVPALPAQRVLVLTTGAQGEPRAGLSQLASGDGPVRLNPGDLVVLSSRAIPGNERSVGALIDALQWRGAKVAYAQVEPGIHVSGHASQPQQRRVLDLVRPAHFIPVHGEGRHLHKHLLTAREAGLEPAQCLLAQDGDVVTFEEGRGRFTGSVPSGRILKDRFGPGLVTPDTLQERVRLSETGMVAAVVVLQRGTQKLVAGPQLSGQGLSLDEQVLLPRVAQDAQVLFEELSPVLRGDDALVREELTRAVRRAFKAHTSKRALVVPLVVRV; this is translated from the coding sequence ATGCTTCACGTCATTCCCCTGGGCGGCCTGGGCGAAATCGGCCTCAACTCCATGGTCATCGCCTGCCGTGGGGAGATGCTGCTCATCGACGCCGGGCTGATGTTCCCCTCCGCGGGGATGCCCGGCGTGGACATCATCATTCCGGACTTCAGCCACCTGAAGCAGAACGCCGCGCAGCTCAAGGGCGTGCTGCTCACCCATGGCCACGAAGACCACCTGGGCGCCCTGCCCTACCTGCTCAACGAGGTGCCTGTCCCCGTCTACGGCACGCGCTTCACGCTGGCCATGGCGCGCCACCGGCTGGAGGAGCTGGGCATCGAGGCGGACCTGCGCGAAATCGAGCCGCGCGAGCCCTTCCCCGTGGGCACGGCCTTCCGCGTGGAGGCCAGCCGTGTCACGCACACCGTGCCAGACGCGGTGGGCTACATCCTGCGCACGCCCGAAGGCACCCTCATCCACACCGGCGACTTCAAGCTGGACCCGGACCCCATCGACGGGCTGCGCACGGACCTGGAGCGCTGGGGCGAGGCCGGCGAGGAGGGCGTGCTCTGCCTCCTCTCCGACTCCACCAACTCCGAGGTGACGGAGGAGACGGGCAGCGAGCGCGTGGTGGAGCAGACCTTCGAGCGCCTCTTCCAGGGCGCCACCGGCCGCATCATCGTCGCCCTCTTCTCCTCCCACCTCCACCGGGTGCGGCACCTGCTGGCGCTGGCGGAGCGGCTGGGGCGCAAGGTGGCCCTGCAGGGCCGCAGCATGCTGCGCAACGTGGAGATGGCGCGGGAGATGGGCTACCTGGACGTGCCCGACTCCCTCTTCGTCCACCTGGACACGGTGCCGGCGCTGCCCGCGCAGCGGGTGCTGGTGCTGACCACCGGCGCCCAGGGCGAGCCCCGGGCCGGACTGTCCCAGCTCGCGTCAGGGGACGGCCCCGTGCGGCTGAATCCCGGCGACCTGGTGGTGCTCAGCTCGCGGGCCATCCCCGGCAACGAGCGCTCCGTGGGCGCGCTCATCGACGCGCTCCAGTGGCGCGGGGCGAAAGTCGCCTACGCCCAGGTGGAGCCGGGCATCCACGTCTCCGGCCACGCCAGCCAGCCCCAGCAGCGGCGCGTGCTGGACCTGGTGCGCCCAGCCCACTTCATCCCCGTCCACGGCGAGGGCCGCCATCTGCACAAGCACCTGCTCACCGCGCGCGAGGCCGGGCTGGAGCCCGCCCAGTGCCTGCTGGCGCAGGACGGCGACGTCGTCACCTTCGAGGAAGGCCGGGGGCGCTTCACCGGCAGCGTCCCGTCCGGACGCATCCTCAAGGACCGGTTCGGCCCTGGCCTGGTGACGCCGGACACGCTCCAGGAGCGCGTCCGGCTGTCGGAGACGGGCATGGTGGCCGCGGTGGTGGTCCTCCAGCGGGGGACCCAGAAGCTGGTGGCGGGGCCCCAGCTGTCCGGCCAGGGGCTCTCCCTGGACGAACAGGTCCTGCTCCCCCGGGTGGCCCAGGACGCGCAAGTGCTCTTCGAGGAACTGTCCCCCGTCCTGCGGGGCGATGACGCCCTGGTGAGAGAGGAACTCACCCGGGCCGTGCGCCGGGCCTTCAAGGCGCACACGTCCAAGCGTGCCCTGGTGGTGCCCTTGGTCGTCCGGGTGTAG
- a CDS encoding YajQ family cyclic di-GMP-binding protein, which translates to MPSFDVVSKIDLAELDNAVNQTKKELSTRYDFQGTHADVVLAPDHTAITVKANSEDRVQAAKEVLLTKLAKRNISLFALEYGDVEKTGLHNVKQVIKLQQGIPVEKSKELVKLLKDSKMKVQGSIQADQLRVTGKNRDDLQAAIALFRKEQDRLKLDMQFTNFRD; encoded by the coding sequence ATGCCATCCTTCGACGTCGTCTCGAAAATCGACCTCGCGGAGCTCGACAACGCGGTCAACCAGACCAAGAAGGAGCTCAGCACGCGGTACGACTTCCAGGGCACCCATGCCGACGTGGTGCTGGCCCCGGACCATACCGCCATCACCGTGAAGGCCAACAGCGAAGACCGCGTCCAGGCCGCCAAGGAAGTCCTCCTGACGAAGCTGGCCAAGCGGAACATCAGCCTGTTCGCCCTGGAGTACGGCGACGTCGAGAAGACGGGCCTTCACAACGTGAAGCAGGTCATCAAGCTCCAGCAGGGCATCCCGGTGGAGAAGTCCAAGGAGCTGGTGAAGCTGCTGAAGGACTCGAAGATGAAGGTCCAGGGCTCCATCCAGGCCGACCAGCTTCGCGTCACGGGCAAGAACCGGGACGACCTCCAGGCGGCCATCGCCCTGTTCCGCAAGGAGCAGGACCGGCTGAAGCTGGACATGCAGTTCACCAACTTCCGCGATTGA
- the rimO gene encoding 30S ribosomal protein S12 methylthiotransferase RimO — protein METTTPKSLYMMTLGCPKNRVDSEVMLGTLRHRGYTLVQEASDAQVIVVNTCAFIGPAKQESVDSILEMAELKKSGACKTLVVTGCLSQRYGEELSKEMPEVDHFLGTSAYAQIGDLLAAEASPRQVIPDPDYIHDANTPRINSMPKYTAYLKISEGCDNACAFCIIPTLRGGQRSRPIDDIVAEAKQLADSGVQELNLVAQDLTAYGHDLPGRPKLHDLLKALVQVDVKWIRLHYAYPRIFPDELIEVMASEPKIARYLDMPVQHVSDKLLLSMKRGRNSEFLKGLLTKLRERVPGLVMRTSLIVGLPGETDEDFEMLKEFVKTQRFERLGVFQYSDEEGTAAYDLPDKVPQKTIERRWREVMAIQKRINREQNKKLVGKRLEVLVEGPAPETEHLLVGRHQGQAPDIDGMVYINDGLAYPGEIVTVEVTEAHDYDLVARVVERPDPKQREHTARDAHPAPLPVSVMQRPAPRAE, from the coding sequence GTGGAAACCACCACCCCCAAGAGCCTGTACATGATGACCCTCGGCTGCCCGAAGAACCGGGTGGACTCCGAGGTGATGCTGGGCACGCTGCGCCACCGCGGCTACACGCTGGTGCAGGAGGCGTCCGACGCCCAGGTCATCGTCGTCAACACGTGCGCCTTCATCGGTCCCGCCAAGCAGGAGTCGGTGGACTCCATCCTGGAGATGGCCGAGCTGAAGAAGTCCGGCGCCTGCAAGACGCTGGTGGTGACGGGCTGCTTGTCCCAGCGCTACGGCGAGGAGCTGTCGAAGGAGATGCCGGAGGTCGACCACTTCCTGGGCACCAGCGCCTACGCCCAGATTGGTGACCTGCTGGCCGCCGAGGCCTCGCCGCGTCAGGTGATTCCGGACCCGGACTACATCCACGACGCCAACACGCCGCGCATCAACTCGATGCCGAAGTACACGGCGTACCTCAAGATTTCCGAGGGCTGCGACAACGCCTGCGCCTTCTGCATCATCCCCACCCTGCGCGGAGGGCAGCGCTCGCGGCCCATCGACGACATCGTCGCCGAGGCGAAGCAGTTGGCGGACAGCGGCGTGCAGGAGCTGAACCTCGTCGCGCAGGATTTGACGGCCTACGGGCATGACCTGCCGGGCCGGCCGAAGCTGCATGATTTGCTCAAGGCGCTGGTGCAGGTGGACGTGAAGTGGATTCGCCTCCACTACGCCTACCCGCGCATCTTCCCGGACGAGCTCATCGAGGTGATGGCCTCGGAGCCGAAGATTGCCCGCTACCTGGACATGCCCGTGCAGCACGTCAGCGACAAGTTGCTGCTGTCCATGAAGCGCGGCCGCAACTCGGAGTTCCTCAAGGGCCTGCTGACCAAGCTGCGGGAGCGCGTGCCCGGCCTGGTGATGCGCACCTCGCTCATCGTCGGCCTGCCGGGTGAGACGGACGAGGACTTCGAGATGCTGAAGGAGTTCGTGAAGACGCAGCGCTTCGAGCGCCTGGGCGTCTTCCAGTACTCCGACGAAGAGGGCACCGCCGCCTACGACCTGCCGGACAAGGTGCCGCAGAAAACCATCGAGCGCCGCTGGCGCGAGGTCATGGCCATCCAGAAGCGCATCAACCGCGAGCAGAACAAGAAGCTCGTGGGCAAGCGCCTGGAGGTGCTCGTGGAAGGCCCCGCGCCGGAGACGGAGCACCTGCTGGTGGGCCGCCACCAGGGCCAGGCGCCGGACATCGACGGCATGGTCTACATCAACGATGGCCTGGCGTACCCGGGGGAGATTGTCACCGTGGAGGTGACGGAAGCCCACGACTACGACCTGGTCGCCCGCGTGGTGGAGCGCCCGGACCCGAAGCAGCGCGAGCACACCGCGCGCGACGCGCACCCGGCGCCGCTGCCGGTGTCGGTGATGCAGCGTCCGGCCCCTCGCGCGGAGTAG
- a CDS encoding LolA family protein — protein sequence MFFEALLATLLSAPATPAATPVKPAPTVQAAAPAPAAPAAAKPMTPEVKSLVDRMQAFYEKTGDFRAGFRQDYKYKTFRRTQTSEGTVTYKKPGLMRWEYLKPSPRTFVLAGSKVYAYDPAAQSLTVANVDTSQLSASVTFLFGQGKLADEFNITKGACKDCKGTLLVLDPLKNEPRFRQVRLEVDPSTAQVLKSTVVDPDGSENTISFLNLKTNVGLDADSFKLDVPDDTRVDDFTKAKKQ from the coding sequence ATGTTCTTCGAAGCCCTGCTCGCTACGCTCCTGTCCGCCCCTGCCACCCCTGCCGCCACCCCGGTGAAGCCCGCTCCGACGGTTCAGGCCGCCGCGCCCGCGCCCGCGGCCCCCGCCGCCGCGAAGCCCATGACGCCGGAAGTGAAGTCCCTGGTGGACCGGATGCAGGCCTTCTACGAGAAGACCGGCGACTTCCGCGCGGGCTTCCGCCAGGACTACAAGTACAAGACCTTCCGGCGCACGCAGACGTCCGAAGGCACCGTCACGTACAAGAAGCCCGGCCTGATGCGTTGGGAGTACCTGAAGCCCTCGCCGCGCACCTTCGTGCTGGCGGGCAGCAAGGTGTACGCGTACGACCCGGCGGCGCAGAGCCTCACCGTGGCCAACGTGGACACCAGCCAGCTCTCCGCGTCGGTGACGTTCCTCTTCGGCCAGGGAAAGCTCGCGGACGAGTTCAACATCACCAAGGGCGCCTGCAAGGACTGCAAGGGCACGCTGCTGGTGTTGGATCCGCTGAAGAACGAGCCGCGCTTCCGCCAGGTGCGCCTGGAGGTGGATCCATCCACGGCCCAGGTGCTCAAGAGCACGGTGGTGGACCCGGACGGCAGTGAGAACACCATCTCCTTCCTCAACCTGAAGACGAACGTGGGCCTCGACGCGGACAGCTTCAAGCTGGACGTGCCGGACGACACGCGCGTGGATGACTTCACGAAGGCGAAGAAGCAGTAA
- a CDS encoding TrmH family RNA methyltransferase encodes MSGGGARYERYEREQFEPEQFLLDVRKEKIDRVVSHRTRNFTVVLDRLEDSFNMAAVLRTCESMGVQEVHIIINPEAPFVPNSRVAQGCDKWLDVKLYKTFAECREHLKSRGFSLYASAIQEGATSLYTLRFDGKMALVFGNERRGVSEDVLAGVDGTFWVPMKGFSQSLNISAAASACISRAIAWRDEHLGQSGDLSPEDAQALRERFYVLAIKQRKRLFKKAP; translated from the coding sequence ATGTCGGGTGGTGGTGCGCGCTACGAGCGCTATGAGCGGGAGCAGTTCGAGCCGGAGCAGTTCCTGCTCGACGTGCGCAAGGAGAAGATTGATCGCGTCGTCAGTCACCGGACGCGCAACTTCACGGTGGTCCTGGACCGGCTGGAGGACAGCTTCAACATGGCCGCAGTGCTTCGCACCTGCGAGTCCATGGGCGTTCAGGAAGTCCACATCATCATCAACCCGGAAGCGCCCTTCGTTCCCAACTCGAGGGTGGCCCAGGGCTGCGACAAGTGGCTGGACGTGAAGCTGTACAAGACGTTCGCCGAGTGCCGCGAGCACCTGAAGTCCCGTGGCTTCTCGCTGTATGCCTCCGCCATCCAGGAGGGGGCCACCAGCCTCTACACCCTGCGCTTCGACGGGAAGATGGCGCTGGTGTTCGGCAACGAGCGGCGCGGCGTGAGCGAGGACGTGCTGGCCGGCGTGGACGGCACGTTCTGGGTCCCCATGAAGGGGTTCAGCCAGAGCCTCAACATCTCCGCCGCGGCGTCCGCCTGCATCAGCCGGGCGATTGCCTGGCGGGACGAGCACCTGGGCCAGTCAGGGGACCTGTCTCCCGAGGATGCCCAGGCCCTGCGCGAGCGCTTCTACGTGCTGGCCATCAAACAGAGGAAGCGCCTGTTCAAGAAGGCCCCGTGA
- the obgE gene encoding GTPase ObgE — MKFVDEVRIFVKAGDGGNGAVSFRREKYIERGGPNGGDGGNGGSVVFVADPQLTTLLDYRYQQHHRAKNGEHGMGSDCNGRAAEDMVLKVPVGTLVKDANTGELLVDLSETGQRWVAAKGGRGGLGNMNFATSTRQTPRFAQDGTKGEELTLRLELKLLADVGLLGFPNAGKSTFISRVSRARPKVADYPFTTLVPNLGMVQYKDGLSFVMADIPGIIEGASEGVGLGHQFLRHVERCKVLIHLIDMGAEGEGRSPLHDFNVLNAELGKYSPELASKPQVVAANKLDLPDAQARLEGFTEALRERGIRVYPVSCATGEGMQPLMDSVAEVLFTGRTEKLHVEIPAKAARAGKAKAKVAEKKASASSAGAATAKAATKKAPASLVGAATVKAAAKKAPARKAGAAAATKKSAATKKSAAAKKAVTKKAPARKTGAAAKTSAARKAGTAAAKKASTRKSGTGTTKKVATKKAPARKSGTAPVKKSAAKKASARKSGSSGKAAAKKASAAPKRAPARKSGGRRS; from the coding sequence ATGAAGTTCGTCGACGAGGTCCGCATCTTCGTGAAGGCGGGGGATGGCGGCAACGGCGCCGTCTCGTTCCGGCGGGAGAAGTACATCGAGCGCGGTGGCCCCAATGGCGGGGACGGCGGCAACGGCGGCTCCGTCGTCTTCGTGGCGGACCCGCAGCTCACCACGCTGCTCGACTACCGCTACCAGCAGCACCACCGCGCCAAGAATGGCGAGCACGGCATGGGCAGCGACTGTAACGGTCGCGCCGCCGAGGACATGGTGCTCAAGGTGCCTGTGGGCACGCTGGTGAAGGACGCCAACACCGGGGAGCTGCTGGTCGACCTGAGCGAGACCGGCCAGCGCTGGGTGGCGGCGAAGGGCGGGCGCGGCGGCCTGGGCAACATGAACTTCGCCACCTCCACCCGGCAGACGCCGCGCTTCGCCCAGGATGGGACGAAGGGCGAGGAACTGACGCTCCGGCTGGAGCTGAAGCTCCTGGCGGACGTGGGACTGCTGGGCTTCCCCAACGCGGGCAAGAGCACGTTCATCTCCCGCGTGAGCCGGGCGCGGCCGAAGGTCGCCGACTATCCCTTCACCACGCTGGTCCCCAACCTGGGCATGGTCCAGTACAAGGACGGCCTGTCCTTCGTGATGGCGGACATCCCCGGCATCATCGAGGGCGCCAGCGAGGGCGTGGGCCTGGGGCACCAGTTCCTGCGCCACGTGGAGCGGTGCAAGGTGCTGATCCACCTCATCGACATGGGGGCAGAGGGCGAGGGCCGCTCGCCGCTGCACGACTTCAACGTGCTCAACGCGGAGCTGGGCAAGTACAGCCCGGAGCTGGCGTCCAAGCCGCAGGTCGTGGCGGCCAACAAGCTGGATCTGCCCGATGCGCAGGCCCGGCTGGAGGGCTTCACGGAGGCGCTGCGTGAGCGCGGCATCCGTGTGTATCCCGTGTCCTGCGCCACCGGCGAGGGCATGCAGCCGCTGATGGACTCCGTGGCGGAGGTGCTGTTCACGGGGCGCACCGAGAAGCTCCACGTGGAGATTCCCGCCAAGGCGGCTCGGGCGGGGAAGGCCAAGGCGAAGGTCGCGGAGAAGAAGGCGTCGGCTTCCTCGGCGGGCGCCGCGACGGCGAAGGCCGCGACGAAGAAGGCTCCGGCTTCCTTGGTGGGCGCCGCGACGGTGAAGGCCGCGGCGAAGAAGGCTCCGGCTCGCAAGGCGGGCGCAGCTGCGGCGACGAAGAAGTCTGCGGCGACGAAGAAGTCTGCGGCTGCGAAGAAGGCCGTGACGAAGAAGGCTCCGGCTCGCAAGACGGGCGCAGCGGCGAAGACGTCCGCAGCGCGCAAGGCGGGCACTGCTGCGGCGAAGAAGGCCTCGACTCGCAAGTCGGGCACTGGGACCACGAAGAAGGTCGCGACGAAGAAGGCCCCGGCTCGCAAGTCGGGCACCGCGCCCGTGAAGAAGTCCGCCGCGAAGAAGGCATCCGCGCGCAAGAGCGGCTCGTCGGGCAAGGCCGCCGCGAAGAAGGCATCCGCGGCCCCGAAGCGTGCTCCGGCGCGCAAGTCGGGCGGCAGGAGGAGCTGA
- the rpmA gene encoding 50S ribosomal protein L27, with product MAHKKGQGSSRNGRDSNPQYRGVKVYGGETVSAGSILVRQVGTVIHAGANVKLGRDFTLYSVVDGVVKYERLGRDRKKVSVYPAAAEQASA from the coding sequence ATGGCTCATAAAAAAGGACAGGGTTCTTCGCGCAACGGTCGCGATTCCAACCCGCAGTATCGTGGCGTGAAGGTGTACGGCGGTGAGACGGTGTCGGCGGGCAGCATCCTCGTTCGCCAGGTCGGCACGGTCATCCACGCCGGCGCCAACGTGAAGCTCGGCCGCGACTTCACCCTCTACTCGGTGGTGGACGGCGTGGTGAAGTACGAGCGCCTGGGCCGCGACCGGAAGAAGGTTTCGGTCTACCCGGCCGCCGCTGAGCAGGCGAGCGCCTGA
- the rplU gene encoding 50S ribosomal protein L21, translated as MYAVIRTGGKQYRVAEGDVVRIEKIAGDVGAEVTFTEILLVGGSESPKVGQPTVAGAKVVGKVLAQDKHRRVLHFRKEKEGWTRRRGHRQPYTEVKVTSIAG; from the coding sequence ATGTACGCAGTGATTCGCACGGGCGGGAAGCAGTACCGCGTCGCCGAGGGCGATGTGGTCCGGATCGAGAAGATCGCGGGCGACGTCGGGGCCGAAGTGACCTTCACGGAGATTCTGCTGGTCGGTGGTTCGGAGAGCCCGAAGGTGGGCCAGCCGACCGTCGCCGGCGCGAAGGTCGTGGGCAAGGTCCTGGCTCAGGACAAGCACCGCCGCGTCCTCCACTTCCGGAAGGAGAAGGAGGGCTGGACCCGCCGCCGCGGTCACCGTCAGCCGTACACCGAGGTGAAGGTCACCTCCATCGCCGGCTAG